One Rhizobiales bacterium GAS188 DNA window includes the following coding sequences:
- a CDS encoding vanillate O-demethylase monooxygenase subunit, which translates to MFLKNCWYVAAFTHELTRALRPFRLLGEKVVLYRREDGTPVALEDACPHRKLPLSMGRLKGDEIECGYHGLTFDCHGVCTRVPGAEKIPHVAKVRNYPLVERYGMVWIWMGDAALADPAKVFVVEHFDNPGWGRTEGDSMQVACDYRYVTDNLLDPSHVAWVHQSSFGSAACEDTPVETHMLGNGVLVSRWMRDVEVAPFYKPFLKFSGNCDRKQHYEVRFPSHAIIRAVFVPAGTGGDDKELHPDVFLMDSYNFMTPVDEKTTHYFWFQLRNFAPGDEKVSASFATSVRSAFLEDKSVLEAVQIGMDTKLTPNLDLKIDAGPLRFRRRLAGMIDEERSLPQAAE; encoded by the coding sequence ATGTTTCTCAAGAATTGCTGGTATGTGGCGGCCTTCACCCATGAGCTGACGCGGGCCTTGCGGCCGTTCCGGCTCCTGGGCGAGAAGGTGGTGCTCTATCGGCGCGAGGACGGGACGCCGGTGGCGCTCGAGGATGCCTGCCCGCATCGCAAATTGCCGCTCTCCATGGGGCGCCTCAAGGGCGACGAGATCGAATGCGGCTATCACGGCCTCACCTTCGATTGCCACGGCGTCTGCACCCGCGTGCCGGGCGCCGAGAAGATCCCTCATGTCGCCAAGGTGAGAAACTATCCGCTGGTCGAGCGCTACGGCATGGTCTGGATCTGGATGGGGGATGCGGCGCTCGCCGACCCCGCCAAGGTCTTCGTGGTCGAGCATTTCGACAATCCGGGCTGGGGCCGCACCGAGGGCGATTCCATGCAGGTCGCCTGCGATTATCGCTATGTCACCGACAACCTGCTCGACCCCTCCCATGTCGCCTGGGTGCATCAATCCTCCTTCGGCAGCGCGGCTTGCGAGGACACGCCGGTCGAGACCCATATGCTCGGCAATGGCGTGCTGGTGTCGCGCTGGATGCGCGATGTCGAGGTTGCGCCCTTCTACAAGCCGTTCCTGAAATTCAGCGGCAATTGCGACCGCAAGCAGCATTACGAGGTGCGCTTCCCCTCGCATGCCATCATCCGGGCGGTCTTCGTGCCGGCCGGAACCGGCGGCGACGACAAGGAGCTGCACCCGGATGTGTTCTTGATGGATTCCTATAATTTCATGACCCCGGTGGACGAGAAGACCACCCATTATTTCTGGTTCCAGCTGCGCAATTTCGCGCCCGGCGACGAAAAGGTCTCGGCGAGCTTCGCGACTTCGGTGCGCTCGGCCTTCCTCGAGGACAAGTCGGTGCTGGAGGCCGTGCAGATCGGCATGGACACCAAGCTCACCCCCAATCTCGACCTGAAGATCGATGCCGGCCCGCTGCGCTTCCGCCGCCGCCTCGCCGGGATGATCGACGAAGAGAGAAGCCTGC
- a CDS encoding amino acid ABC transporter ATP-binding protein, PAAT family → MTDPNTLPAISVRALTKRFGETEVLHGVDLDAAHGEVTCLIGPSGSGKSTILRCMAFLEEATSGLILVEGQPLGYAVDAAGKRTRLPPNQIRKVRSQIGMVFQQFNLWPHMTALGNVSEALKTVRGLPKAQAEARAMAELDKVGLANRAGHYPSQLSGGQQQRVAIARALALEPRIMLFDEPTSSLDPELTGEVLAVMRKLAADGMTMIVVSHEIGFAATVGHRIFFLDHGRIVLQGQPAEVFKSPRHPRLEQFLDTYIDRGAAMMVR, encoded by the coding sequence GTGACCGATCCGAACACCCTCCCGGCCATCTCGGTCCGGGCCCTGACCAAGCGCTTCGGCGAGACCGAGGTGCTGCACGGCGTCGACCTCGACGCGGCGCATGGCGAGGTCACCTGCCTGATCGGGCCCTCCGGCTCGGGCAAGAGCACGATCCTGCGCTGCATGGCCTTCCTCGAAGAGGCGACCTCGGGCCTTATCCTGGTCGAGGGCCAGCCGCTCGGTTATGCGGTCGACGCCGCCGGCAAGCGGACGCGCCTGCCGCCGAACCAGATCCGCAAGGTGCGCAGCCAGATCGGCATGGTGTTCCAGCAATTCAATCTGTGGCCGCATATGACGGCGCTCGGCAATGTCAGCGAGGCGCTGAAGACCGTGCGCGGCTTGCCCAAGGCGCAGGCCGAGGCGCGCGCCATGGCAGAGCTCGACAAGGTCGGCCTCGCCAATCGGGCCGGCCATTATCCTTCGCAGCTCTCGGGCGGCCAGCAGCAGCGCGTCGCCATCGCCCGAGCGCTGGCGCTCGAGCCGCGCATCATGCTGTTCGATGAGCCGACCTCCTCGCTCGATCCCGAGCTGACGGGCGAGGTGCTGGCGGTGATGCGCAAGCTCGCGGCCGACGGCATGACGATGATCGTCGTGTCGCACGAGATCGGCTTTGCGGCGACGGTCGGCCATCGCATCTTCTTCCTCGATCATGGACGCATCGTGCTGCAGGGCCAGCCGGCCGAGGTGTTCAAATCGCCGCGCCATCCGCGCCTCGAGCAATTCCTCGACACCTATATCGATCGCGGCGCGGCCATGATGGTCAGGTGA
- a CDS encoding amino acid ABC transporter membrane protein 2, PAAT family has protein sequence MNFDPKLIAQYLPELAAAFGTTLCIWLAGCVCAAVLGFLVALARRYGGNLSDWIFKAYVEILRGTPFLVQLFLLYFGGPFIGLSLEPVPAGLLGLSIYGSAYFAEVFRAGFEAVPRGHVEAAESVGLSRAQIVRRILVPEMTMLVLPACINLVISLLKDTAILSVITVPELTLIITGIGSKYYAFVESLTLLALFYWGLVELAGRLGAFAEWRLQKYRLSA, from the coding sequence ATGAATTTCGACCCGAAGCTGATCGCCCAATATCTGCCCGAGCTCGCCGCCGCCTTTGGGACTACGTTGTGCATCTGGCTCGCGGGCTGCGTCTGCGCGGCGGTGCTCGGCTTCCTGGTGGCGCTGGCGCGCCGCTATGGCGGCAACCTCAGCGACTGGATCTTCAAGGCCTATGTCGAGATCCTGCGCGGCACGCCCTTCCTGGTGCAGCTCTTCCTGCTCTATTTCGGCGGGCCCTTCATCGGGCTCTCGCTCGAGCCGGTGCCGGCTGGCCTGCTCGGCCTCTCCATCTACGGCTCGGCCTATTTCGCCGAGGTGTTCCGCGCCGGCTTCGAGGCCGTGCCGCGCGGCCATGTCGAGGCGGCCGAGAGCGTGGGGCTGAGCCGGGCCCAGATCGTGCGCCGCATCCTGGTTCCCGAGATGACCATGCTGGTGCTGCCGGCCTGCATCAATCTCGTGATCTCGCTGTTGAAGGACACCGCCATCTTGTCGGTCATCACCGTGCCGGAACTGACCTTGATCATTACCGGCATCGGCTCGAAATATTATGCCTTCGTCGAATCCCTGACTTTGCTCGCCTTGTTCTATTGGGGCCTCGTCGAGCTCGCCGGCCGCCTCGGCGCCTTTGCCGAATGGCGGTTGCAGAAATACAGGCTGAGCGCGTGA
- a CDS encoding amino acid ABC transporter membrane protein 1, PAAT family produces MTWKLFYVLVQAAGLTVAISAISIAIGLAIGTLVCAASLSRNRAARVGGKLYVSFFRGAPLLIQLLLLYNLLPAIGLEIPDMVTAVAGLSLCTAAYQAENLRGGFSGVPSGLIEAADMAGLSPLQTFMRIKLPIAVKLTLPAIVNEAILILKASSLVSLVGIVELTETAKNFAASNYRPLEDYAAAGLLYLVLCWLIGGGGAVLERSMRWGRA; encoded by the coding sequence ATGACCTGGAAGCTGTTCTACGTGCTCGTCCAGGCCGCGGGCCTGACGGTGGCGATCAGCGCGATCTCGATCGCCATCGGGCTCGCCATCGGCACGCTGGTCTGCGCCGCCTCGCTCAGCCGCAACCGGGCGGCGCGCGTCGGCGGCAAGCTCTATGTCAGCTTCTTTCGCGGCGCGCCGCTCCTCATCCAGCTGCTGCTCCTCTACAACCTGCTGCCGGCCATCGGTCTCGAAATACCGGACATGGTGACGGCGGTCGCGGGACTGTCGCTGTGCACGGCCGCCTACCAGGCCGAGAATCTGCGCGGCGGCTTCTCGGGCGTGCCCTCGGGCCTCATCGAAGCCGCCGACATGGCGGGACTGAGCCCACTCCAGACCTTCATGCGCATCAAGCTGCCGATCGCCGTCAAGCTCACCTTGCCGGCGATCGTCAACGAGGCGATCTTGATCCTCAAGGCCTCCTCGCTGGTATCGCTCGTCGGCATCGTCGAATTGACCGAGACCGCCAAGAATTTCGCCGCCAGCAATTACCGGCCGCTCGAGGATTATGCGGCCGCGGGCCTCCTTTATCTCGTGCTGTGCTGGCTGATCGGCGGCGGCGGCGCGGTGCTCGAACGCTCGATGCGGTGGGGGCGCGCATGA
- a CDS encoding amino acid ABC transporter substrate-binding protein, PAAT family, protein MDRRQFGKAALGGVVGLGLSTQARADDVLARVKKAGELKIGTETAFAPFDFVDGGEHKGLNVDLFAELGKDLGLKINWVALPWESVLPGLEAGKFDMVAGPATITKARMERYRFSPPIAEATVALLKHAGDTSIMKPEDIAGKTTGAGKATAQLEQLKTYISTLPNKTGEVREYVGYNEAYADLAAKRIVAVANSLPNIAYVASQRSDTFEVVQPSFGLKTYFGYIGRKDADYAPLMDMIDGAILKMKSDGRLAVMQKKWFGLAFDTPNKIETPNV, encoded by the coding sequence ATGGACAGACGTCAATTCGGCAAGGCCGCGCTCGGTGGCGTGGTCGGTCTGGGACTGTCGACGCAGGCCCGGGCGGATGACGTGCTGGCGCGCGTCAAGAAGGCCGGCGAATTGAAGATCGGCACCGAGACCGCCTTCGCGCCTTTCGATTTCGTCGATGGCGGCGAGCATAAGGGGCTCAATGTCGATCTGTTCGCCGAGCTCGGCAAGGATCTCGGGCTCAAGATCAATTGGGTGGCGCTGCCCTGGGAGAGCGTGCTGCCGGGCCTCGAGGCCGGCAAGTTCGACATGGTTGCAGGCCCCGCCACCATCACCAAGGCGCGCATGGAGCGCTACCGCTTCTCGCCGCCGATCGCGGAGGCGACCGTGGCGCTGCTCAAGCATGCGGGCGACACCTCGATCATGAAGCCCGAGGACATCGCCGGCAAGACGACGGGTGCCGGCAAGGCGACCGCGCAGCTCGAGCAGCTCAAGACCTATATCAGCACCTTGCCCAACAAGACGGGCGAGGTCCGCGAATATGTCGGCTACAACGAGGCCTATGCGGATCTCGCGGCCAAGCGCATCGTGGCGGTGGCGAATTCGCTGCCGAACATCGCCTATGTGGCCTCGCAGCGCAGCGACACTTTCGAGGTCGTGCAGCCATCCTTCGGCCTCAAGACCTATTTCGGCTATATCGGCCGCAAGGACGCCGATTACGCGCCCTTGATGGACATGATCGACGGCGCGATCCTCAAGATGAAGAGTGATGGGCGCCTCGCCGTCATGCAGAAGAAGTGGTTCGGGCTCGCCTTCGACACGCCCAACAAGATCGAAACGCCGAATGTGTGA
- a CDS encoding transcriptional regulator, LacI family, which yields MLRAMADIGTDAQRQTTGRARMADVAKLAGVSTSTVSRALRQPDTVSAELRRRIDMAVDRLAYLPNLVAGGLASAKSRSVGVIVPSIINSFFSATIEEMADGLRTQGYQLMLGNSRYSEEIEEALVTSFLAWSPAAIVLTGSRHSRGTLRILLNADLPVIEMWECVERPLDTAIGFSNRAVGRAIAEHFIAGGARRLAFIGAALDRDYRSAERGDGFAAAAASAGLPGIARLGWPERASATTGASALAELMRAHPETEAVFLSNDVLALGALFECQRQGWKVPDRLRLCGFGDLDFAVSSVPALTTVRPPRGEIGRRTAELLLDRFAGRQQQDRVIDLGFELIVRESG from the coding sequence GTGCTAAGAGCCATGGCTGACATCGGCACCGACGCGCAACGTCAAACGACCGGGCGCGCCCGCATGGCCGATGTGGCAAAGCTCGCCGGCGTCTCGACGAGCACGGTCTCGCGAGCTCTGCGCCAGCCCGACACGGTGTCGGCCGAGCTGCGCCGGCGCATCGACATGGCGGTCGATCGCCTGGCCTATCTGCCCAATCTCGTCGCCGGCGGGCTCGCGAGCGCCAAGAGCCGCAGCGTCGGCGTGATCGTCCCGTCGATCATCAACTCCTTCTTCTCGGCGACGATCGAAGAGATGGCCGACGGCCTGCGCACGCAAGGCTATCAGCTCATGCTCGGCAATAGCCGCTATTCGGAGGAGATCGAGGAGGCGCTGGTGACCTCCTTCCTGGCCTGGTCGCCCGCCGCCATCGTGCTCACCGGGAGCCGGCATTCACGCGGAACGCTGCGCATCCTGCTCAATGCCGACCTCCCCGTGATCGAGATGTGGGAATGTGTCGAGCGTCCCCTCGACACCGCGATCGGATTTTCGAACCGGGCGGTCGGTCGCGCCATTGCGGAGCATTTCATCGCCGGCGGAGCGCGGCGCCTTGCCTTCATCGGCGCGGCGCTCGACCGGGATTACCGCTCGGCCGAGCGCGGCGACGGCTTCGCCGCGGCCGCAGCGTCCGCAGGCCTGCCCGGGATCGCACGTCTCGGCTGGCCCGAGCGCGCGAGCGCAACGACGGGCGCCAGCGCGCTCGCCGAGCTGATGCGCGCTCATCCCGAAACGGAGGCGGTCTTCCTGTCGAACGATGTATTGGCGCTGGGCGCGCTGTTCGAATGCCAGCGGCAAGGCTGGAAAGTGCCGGACCGCCTCCGTCTATGCGGTTTCGGCGACCTCGACTTTGCCGTGTCGAGCGTGCCGGCCCTGACGACGGTGAGGCCACCGCGCGGCGAGATCGGACGGCGCACGGCGGAGCTCCTCCTCGACCGTTTCGCCGGGCGCCAGCAGCAGGACCGGGTGATCGATCTCGGCTTCGAGCTCATCGTGCGGGAGAGCGGGTGA
- a CDS encoding transposase, whose protein sequence is MAQMVTNAGIDVSKQWLDVALWPKRDEVSRFKRDAAGLEELAFWLRERQVVRVGLEASGGYEREVIDALEAQGLEVALLNPLQVRRFAQAKGRLAKNDRVDARTIAQFTAVMIEAPQPGRRRELDSLSEHLTFRRQLRAWIDDCTNQLEHLRDKALRRTAEALRVKFQRALAAHDKALAKLTAEHADWNVLARRLRTVPGVGPVLSQTLIALLPELGHLSRRAIASLVGVAPFDNDSGQRSGKRHIKGGRGAVREVLYMAALSARTHNPIIAEFAKRLAGKEPKVMLVACMRKLLVILNAMVRDGMDWQVKTA, encoded by the coding sequence ATGGCACAGATGGTAACGAATGCCGGCATCGATGTCAGCAAGCAATGGCTCGACGTCGCGCTTTGGCCGAAGCGTGACGAGGTCTCGCGGTTCAAGCGTGATGCTGCCGGTTTGGAAGAGCTCGCCTTCTGGCTCAGGGAGCGCCAGGTGGTGCGGGTTGGCCTGGAGGCCTCGGGCGGGTATGAGCGCGAGGTCATCGACGCGCTGGAGGCGCAGGGCTTGGAGGTCGCGCTCCTCAACCCGCTGCAGGTGCGTCGCTTCGCCCAGGCCAAGGGCAGGCTTGCGAAGAACGATCGTGTGGACGCCCGCACGATTGCGCAGTTCACCGCGGTGATGATCGAGGCTCCCCAACCCGGCCGCCGGCGCGAACTGGACTCGTTGAGCGAGCACCTGACGTTCCGTCGTCAGCTGCGCGCTTGGATCGACGACTGCACCAACCAGCTTGAGCACCTGCGCGATAAGGCGCTGCGCCGCACGGCCGAGGCGTTGCGGGTCAAGTTCCAACGCGCGCTCGCAGCCCATGACAAGGCCTTGGCCAAGCTCACTGCCGAGCATGCCGACTGGAACGTGCTCGCCAGGCGGCTGCGCACCGTGCCCGGCGTCGGCCCGGTGCTGTCGCAGACGCTGATCGCGCTCCTGCCCGAGCTCGGCCACTTGTCGCGGCGCGCCATTGCCAGCCTGGTCGGTGTCGCTCCTTTCGACAATGACAGCGGCCAGCGCAGCGGCAAGCGCCACATCAAGGGTGGACGGGGGGCGGTGCGGGAGGTGCTCTATATGGCCGCCCTCTCGGCCAGGACCCACAATCCGATCATTGCCGAATTCGCCAAGCGGCTTGCCGGCAAGGAACCCAAGGTCATGCTCGTCGCCTGCATGCGCAAGCTCCTGGTCATCCTCAACGCCATGGTGCGCGATGGAATGGATTGGCAGGTCAAAACCGCATGA
- a CDS encoding myo-inositol 2-dehydrogenase / D-chiro-inositol 1-dehydrogenase, whose protein sequence is MRFGLIGYGAWGRFHAEAIRKAPGAELAAIACSSEATAKLARERYPTARLHLDYRALLADASIDAVDIVVPNHLHAEIAIAALEAGKNVLLEKPMAGNIPDCDRIVAAVRRSGRVLSVGHEFRVSSQWGLIRKLIRDGEIGEPLYANVSLFRFPYRQGSGGWRYESDRVGSWILEEPVHFFDMLMWWFEELGDPHLVHGFGNSKDRGRGMYDNFSAVMRWTGGAYAVVTQTLAGFEHHHVVEITGREGSLRTWWSGTMDRTFEPRHELKVKRKGADQCEIIELGRSGEVFELEEELAATVRAFEAGKPLVSAEEARKRIIVCLEAERAVAEGCEVALSF, encoded by the coding sequence ATGCGCTTTGGCCTGATCGGCTATGGTGCCTGGGGCAGGTTTCACGCCGAGGCGATCCGCAAGGCGCCGGGCGCCGAGCTTGCGGCCATCGCCTGCAGCAGCGAGGCGACCGCAAAGCTCGCCCGGGAGCGCTATCCGACAGCGAGGCTGCATCTGGATTACCGGGCGCTTCTCGCGGATGCTTCGATCGACGCGGTCGATATCGTCGTTCCCAATCACCTGCATGCGGAGATCGCCATTGCGGCGCTCGAGGCCGGCAAGAACGTACTCCTGGAAAAGCCCATGGCCGGCAATATCCCGGATTGCGATCGCATCGTCGCGGCCGTGCGCCGCAGCGGGCGCGTCCTCAGCGTCGGCCATGAATTCCGCGTCTCCTCGCAATGGGGGCTGATCCGCAAGCTGATCCGCGACGGCGAGATCGGCGAGCCGCTCTACGCCAATGTGAGTCTCTTCCGCTTTCCCTATCGGCAGGGTTCCGGCGGTTGGCGCTATGAGAGCGACCGCGTCGGCTCTTGGATCCTCGAGGAACCGGTGCATTTCTTCGACATGCTGATGTGGTGGTTCGAGGAGCTCGGCGATCCGCATCTCGTGCATGGTTTCGGCAATTCGAAGGATCGCGGCCGCGGGATGTATGATAATTTCTCGGCGGTGATGCGCTGGACAGGCGGGGCTTACGCGGTCGTGACGCAGACGCTCGCCGGCTTCGAGCACCATCATGTGGTCGAGATCACCGGTCGCGAGGGCTCGCTCCGGACATGGTGGTCGGGCACCATGGACCGTACTTTCGAGCCGCGGCACGAATTGAAGGTCAAGCGCAAGGGCGCGGATCAGTGCGAGATCATCGAGCTTGGCCGCTCCGGCGAGGTCTTCGAGCTCGAGGAGGAACTCGCGGCCACGGTGCGCGCTTTCGAGGCGGGGAAGCCGCTCGTCTCGGCCGAAGAGGCGCGCAAGCGCATCATCGTCTGCCTCGAAGCCGAGCGTGCCGTAGCGGAGGGGTGCGAGGTGGCGCTAAGCTTCTGA
- a CDS encoding carbohydrate ABC transporter substrate-binding protein, CUT1 family produces the protein MSLRKDLGFRKDLHRRKVLKAALAGAGILAAPAYLRAQSAKKLSLLTWNIADQQALFQQEFADFKAANPGVEIEWLDKKGPDLPAFYQTQIVAGTPPDIVDLQGAIWVQYAADGGLVDLTPYLKNEPEVAKRFNTDYLGGWVYQGKNYLLPFYVAKTLLFYNKTMFKEVGLEGPPQSFDDIIGFSQKLAKGEKTGFLTLNFDWLYWPLLKMNGVELLSPDGKKAAFNTPQTADALGRLAKATDSGAINKIAWTGRWVEPNGAFASGTVGMLHAHSASYFFVKGQGPWINDQTLGASHAPGFWSTPTNHGFAISKGSKNPDLAWSFIKHMTSDKWASAFFKTRSVLTANVAADNDGLAQLEKSEPLAAAVLRTQIEHTDKLTGNWPLPYDAELKDAFWPEIQNAVLGRKDAKTALADAERSVNRLLARKA, from the coding sequence ATGAGCCTCAGGAAAGATTTGGGCTTCAGAAAAGATTTGCATCGCAGGAAAGTCTTGAAGGCTGCTTTGGCGGGCGCCGGCATTCTCGCCGCCCCGGCCTATCTGCGTGCCCAATCCGCGAAGAAGCTCAGCCTGCTGACCTGGAACATCGCCGATCAGCAGGCGCTGTTCCAGCAGGAGTTCGCCGATTTCAAGGCCGCCAATCCGGGAGTCGAGATCGAATGGCTCGACAAGAAGGGCCCCGATCTTCCGGCCTTCTACCAGACGCAGATCGTCGCCGGCACGCCGCCCGACATCGTCGATCTGCAAGGCGCGATCTGGGTTCAATACGCGGCCGATGGCGGCCTCGTCGATCTCACGCCCTATCTGAAGAACGAGCCCGAGGTGGCGAAGCGCTTCAACACCGACTATCTCGGCGGCTGGGTCTATCAAGGGAAGAACTACCTTCTCCCCTTCTATGTCGCCAAGACGCTGCTCTTCTACAACAAGACGATGTTCAAGGAGGTTGGCCTCGAGGGGCCGCCGCAGAGCTTCGACGACATCATCGGCTTCTCGCAAAAGCTGGCGAAGGGCGAGAAGACCGGCTTCCTCACGCTCAATTTCGACTGGCTCTATTGGCCGTTGCTCAAGATGAACGGCGTCGAGCTCCTCTCGCCCGACGGCAAGAAGGCGGCCTTCAACACGCCGCAGACCGCAGATGCCTTGGGGCGGCTCGCCAAGGCGACCGATTCAGGCGCGATCAACAAGATCGCCTGGACCGGTCGCTGGGTCGAGCCGAACGGCGCCTTCGCGTCCGGCACGGTCGGCATGCTGCACGCGCACTCGGCCTCCTATTTCTTCGTCAAGGGCCAGGGACCGTGGATCAACGACCAGACGCTTGGCGCTTCGCACGCGCCCGGCTTCTGGTCGACGCCGACCAATCACGGCTTTGCCATCTCGAAGGGCTCGAAGAATCCGGACCTCGCCTGGAGCTTCATCAAGCACATGACGAGCGACAAATGGGCTTCGGCCTTCTTCAAGACGAGAAGCGTGCTGACCGCCAATGTCGCGGCCGACAATGACGGCCTTGCCCAGCTCGAGAAGAGCGAGCCCCTGGCCGCGGCCGTGCTGCGCACCCAGATCGAGCACACCGACAAGCTCACCGGCAATTGGCCCTTGCCTTACGACGCCGAGCTCAAGGATGCGTTCTGGCCCGAGATCCAGAACGCGGTACTCGGCCGCAAGGATGCGAAGACCGCGCTTGCGGACGCCGAGCGCAGCGTGAACCGGCTTCTCGCCCGGAAGGCTTAG
- a CDS encoding carbohydrate ABC transporter membrane protein 1, CUT1 family, whose translation MASVIAASVPVRSGRVLRNRTRQAVLVWCFLAPSLAIFLLYRIIPLAWNLILSFEYWSPLRPAVFAGFDHYQDLYEDEVFWQALWNTLIVIASAPIGIAVALLLALLVNSDIRGRDVYRTIIFLSYPLMTVAVAIIWRWMFDERVGLINYAARLLDLADKPIPFLNSFTFALPSVIAANIWQMLGFYMIILLTGLQNIPQELHEAAAIDGASAWQRFRRITLPLLRPSVFLAFVIGMLNSVTSFDLVYVMTGGGPGRATEILVTYIYKLGFGQTKFDYAAAVTIVFFVLLIVVAWGANRLSGGDAGSVETQ comes from the coding sequence ATGGCTTCGGTCATAGCGGCGTCGGTGCCCGTGCGCTCCGGCAGGGTGCTGCGCAACCGCACACGCCAGGCCGTGCTGGTCTGGTGCTTCCTGGCGCCGTCGCTTGCGATCTTCCTGCTCTACCGGATCATTCCGCTCGCCTGGAACCTCATCCTCTCCTTCGAATACTGGTCGCCCCTGCGGCCCGCCGTATTCGCGGGCTTCGACCATTATCAGGATCTCTACGAGGACGAGGTGTTCTGGCAGGCGTTGTGGAACACGCTGATCGTCATCGCCAGCGCGCCGATCGGCATCGCCGTCGCGCTCCTGCTGGCGCTTCTCGTCAACTCGGATATTCGCGGGCGCGACGTCTATCGCACCATCATCTTCCTGTCCTATCCCCTGATGACGGTCGCGGTCGCCATCATCTGGCGATGGATGTTCGACGAACGGGTCGGGCTCATCAATTATGCGGCGCGCCTGCTCGACCTCGCCGACAAGCCGATCCCCTTCCTCAATTCCTTCACCTTTGCCCTGCCATCCGTCATCGCCGCGAACATCTGGCAGATGCTCGGCTTCTACATGATCATCCTGCTCACCGGCTTGCAGAACATCCCGCAGGAGCTGCACGAGGCCGCCGCGATCGACGGGGCGAGCGCCTGGCAGCGCTTCCGGCGCATCACCCTGCCGCTGCTCAGGCCGTCGGTGTTCTTGGCCTTCGTCATCGGCATGCTGAACTCGGTGACGAGCTTCGACCTTGTCTATGTGATGACAGGCGGTGGCCCCGGCCGCGCCACCGAGATCCTCGTCACCTACATCTACAAGCTCGGCTTCGGGCAGACGAAATTCGACTATGCGGCGGCCGTCACCATCGTCTTCTTCGTGCTGCTGATCGTGGTGGCCTGGGGTGCCAACCGGCTTTCGGGCGGCGATGCCGGTTCGGTCGAAACGCAATGA
- a CDS encoding carbohydrate ABC transporter membrane protein 2, CUT1 family, producing the protein MMHRHPRWPIHLALMLASFVMLVPFYWVLKTSLSGENIYAYPPSIIPKNANLFYYVDVWYSIPFARYFLNSVIVSAIAVAANVVFNAMAGYALTRSFAGKGFVILLFLSCMMVPFQATIIPAYLITGRLGLLDSWLGLALPQCSTIICIFVFKASFEAVPKSLIDAAKIDGLSEWAIIWRVMMPLAKSAVATNVILAFIWSWNNFLWPLIMTRTPEMQTLPLGLARFLSYQEDTTGALYAFCIMVLAPGLLLFLLAQKEFISGLTSGATKG; encoded by the coding sequence ATGATGCATCGCCATCCCCGCTGGCCGATCCATCTCGCCTTGATGCTGGCGAGCTTCGTGATGCTCGTGCCCTTCTATTGGGTGCTCAAGACCAGCCTGTCGGGCGAGAACATCTACGCCTACCCGCCGTCGATCATCCCGAAGAACGCCAATCTGTTCTATTATGTGGATGTCTGGTACTCGATCCCGTTCGCCCGCTATTTCCTCAACAGCGTGATCGTCTCCGCCATCGCGGTCGCGGCCAATGTCGTCTTCAACGCCATGGCGGGCTATGCGCTGACGCGAAGCTTCGCCGGGAAGGGCTTCGTCATCCTCCTGTTCCTCTCCTGCATGATGGTGCCGTTCCAGGCGACCATCATCCCGGCCTATCTGATCACCGGCAGGCTCGGCTTGCTCGATTCCTGGCTCGGCCTCGCTTTGCCGCAATGCTCGACCATCATCTGCATCTTCGTGTTCAAGGCGAGCTTCGAGGCGGTGCCGAAATCGCTGATCGACGCGGCCAAGATCGACGGCCTGTCCGAATGGGCCATCATCTGGCGCGTGATGATGCCGCTCGCGAAATCCGCCGTCGCCACCAACGTCATTCTCGCCTTCATCTGGTCCTGGAACAACTTCCTCTGGCCGCTGATCATGACGCGCACGCCCGAAATGCAGACGCTGCCTCTCGGTCTCGCGCGCTTCCTCTCGTACCAGGAGGACACCACCGGGGCGCTCTACGCCTTCTGCATCATGGTCCTGGCTCCGGGCCTGCTCTTGTTCCTCCTGGCTCAGAAGGAATTCATCAGCGGCCTGACATCCGGCGCGACGAAGGGGTAG
- a CDS encoding nitrogen regulatory protein P-II family: MKIVMAVIKPFKLEEVRDALMGIGVHGLTVTEVKGYGRQKGHTEIYRGAEYAVSFLPKIKIEVAVSTGLVPKVIEAVTAAARTGQIGDGKIFVYQLEEAVRIRTGERDEDAL, from the coding sequence ATGAAAATTGTGATGGCCGTCATCAAGCCCTTCAAGCTCGAGGAGGTGCGGGACGCGCTGATGGGGATCGGAGTGCATGGCCTCACCGTGACCGAGGTCAAGGGTTATGGACGCCAGAAGGGGCACACTGAAATCTATCGCGGCGCCGAATATGCCGTGAGCTTCCTGCCGAAAATCAAGATCGAGGTCGCGGTATCGACCGGCCTCGTGCCCAAGGTGATCGAAGCCGTCACGGCGGCGGCTCGCACCGGCCAGATCGGCGACGGCAAGATCTTCGTCTACCAGCTCGAGGAAGCCGTGCGCATCCGCACCGGCGAGCGCGACGAAGACGCATTGTGA